One stretch of Harpia harpyja isolate bHarHar1 chromosome 17, bHarHar1 primary haplotype, whole genome shotgun sequence DNA includes these proteins:
- the RPS3 gene encoding 40S ribosomal protein S3, with the protein MAVQISKKRKFVADGIFKAELNEFLTRELAEDGYSGVEVRVTPTRTEIIILATRTQNVLGEKGRRIRELTAVVQKRFGFPEGSVELYAEKVATRGLCAIAQAESLRYKLLGGLAVRRACYGVLRFIMESGAKGCEVVVSGKLRGQRAKSMKFVDGLMIHSGDPVNYYVDTAVRHVLLRQGVLGIKVKIMLPWDPSGKIGPKKPLPDHVSIVEPKEEILPTTPISEQKGGKPEQPAMPQPVPTA; encoded by the exons ATGGCGGTGCAGATCTCCAAGAAGCGCAAG TTTGTCGCTGACGGTATCTTCAAAGCTGAGCTGAATGAGTTTCTGACTCGTGAACTGGCTGAAGATGGGTACTCCGGAGTAGAAGTCCGGGTCACTCCAACCAGGACTGAGATTATCATACTTGCCACCAG aactcaGAATGTCCTGGGCGAAAAGGGACGTCGCATCCGGGAGCTGACAGCTGTCGTGCAGAAGAGGTTTGGCTTCCCTGAGGGAAGCGTTGAG CTCTATGCCGAGAAGGTGGCCACGAGAGGTCTGTGTGCAATCGCTCAGGCAGAGTCCCTGCGGTACAAGCTTCTGGGAGGTTTAGCAGTGCGTCG AGCCTGCTATGGTGTCCTCCGCTTCATTATGGAGAGCGGTGCCAAGGGTTGCGAGGTGGTTGTGTCCGGCAAACTCAGAGGTCAGCGTGCCAAGTCCATGAAGTTTGTGGATGGCTTGATGATCCACAGTGGAGACCCAGTGAATTATTACGTTGACACAGCTGTGCGTCACGTCCTTCTCCGGCAGG GAGTACTGGGCATCAAAGTAAAGATTATGTTGCCCTGGGACCCAAGTGGAAAGATTGGCCCCAAAAAGCCTCTGCCAGACCATGTCAGCATTGTGGAACCCAAAGAAGAGATCTTGCCCACCACCCCCATTTCAGAGCAGAAAGGTGGCAAACCAGAACAGCCAGCCATGCCTCAGCCCGTTCCCACTGCCTGA